The genome window TTaggggaaagaaggtgcATGGCATTTATGGGGACATTGGTCCGGAGCGGTGAGTGGTTAGGGTAACTGGGCATCAGTATCACGGGTACTGATGAAACTTACGTGGTGCAGGTCATGGATCTGGTATTGTGGTTGGTACTGGAAAAGATACTGAGTTCGGAGTGATCTTCTCAATGATGCAAGATGTAAGTCAACTGCCAACTCGTATGTGCGTACTGACGTTGTCGtaggtggaagagaagcgCACACCCCTTCAACTAGATATGGACGATCTAGCAAAGCGACTATCCATTTTCTCCTTCGGAGTCATCGGTGTGATTTTCCTTATTGGTGTACTGCAAAAACGAGACTGGCTAGAAATGTTTACTATTGGAGGTGAGCGGTCTGGAAGAGTCCATTATGTCGCCTTATGCTGAGTCGGGGAAACAGTCTCgcttgctgttgctgcCATTCCCGAAGGTCTCCCCATTGTCACGACTGTGACACTAGCGTTGGGTGTGTTGAGGATGTCGAAACGTAAAGCCATCGTAAAAAAGTTGCCCAGTGTGGAAGCTCTCGGTAGTGTGAGCGTCATCTGCTCTGACAAAACAGGTAAGTTGTGAAGTTCCATTCGGTAGCAAGTCGACTGACACTTCCCTAGGCACCTTGACGAAAAACGAGATGACCGTCACGCATGTCTATGCCGTCGATGATCTTAGCGATCTTTCGCCTCATTTGAACGCCGCATCCCACTTCGGACCGAGGCGGCCTGACTATTTGCCCTTGTCTCCCTCGCCGGCCATGATGAAAACTGCAATCGTGGGAAGCGTGTGCAACAACGCGTTCCGGAATGAGCAGGGAATCAACGTCGGGCAGGCAACGGAAGTAGCATTGTTGAATGTGTTACCTATCCTGACAGCGGATGATCAGCGAAAGGTGAGCCATCAATGAGGTCGATCGCAAACCACTTCCTGGCTGACTTTTGCTGTCAGAATTTCACGCGAAAGTCTGAGATTCCCTTCAGCTCGGAAACGAAAGTAATGAGTGTCATTGGCTCCTTGAACGGCTCGTCAGATATGGTGTACATGAAAGGGGCGATCGAGCAAGTCATAGCACGATGTCGATACTTTTACGTTACGGATTCATCGACACCTACCCTGGACTCGTCAACTCAAAAGATCATTTTGGATCGAGCGACAGATGTTTCGAAACGCGGTCTTCGTGTCATCGCCATGGCATACGGCTTCCCCTCGAAGAATGGGGACGAGGCAGGATCGGATCTGGTCTTTGTCGGATTTCAAGCGATGATGGACCCACCTCGGAGAGGCGTTGCTCATGCTATCTCGGCCCTCCACGGGGCTGGCGTGCAGATAGTAATGATTACGGGAGATGCGGAACCAACAGCGGTGGCAATAGCGCGACAATTGGGACTCAAAGTCAACCCTTCATCCACTGATGCGAATGGCCATGATATCACCCTTGGTGCAAGCAGCTGTATGCTAGGTAGTCAAATTGATCAACTTTCGGAACGGGAACTAGTGGAGCGCGTACCCGGTGTCACGGTCTATGCTCGAACGACACCTAGACACAAAATGGCAATCGTGAAAGCCTGGCAAATGCGAGGAGCGGTAGTTGCCATGACGGGAGATGGTGTGAACGATTCTCCGGCATTGAAGATGGCTGATATCGGTATATCTATGGGCAAGTCAGGAACGGATGTAGCTAAAGAAGCTGCGGACGTCAtccttgtcgatgatgatttctcttcgatcttACCGGCTGTTGAAGAGGGTAAATCAATCTTTTATAATATTCAAAACTTCCTTTCGTTCCAACTTTCGACAGCAGTCGCTGCTCTATCTCTCATCACTTTATCAACAATATTCAAATTGGCCAACCCTCTCAACGCAATGCaaatcctcttcatcaacatcctGATGGACGGACCACCAGCTCAAGCTCTGGGTGTGGATCCTGTAGACAAGGAAGTCATGAGGAGACcaccgaggaagaagggggatCATATTCTCAGTCAGAGATTGTTGGGGAGAGTAGGATTCAGCGCGGCCATGATTGTCCTTGGGACGCTTTGGGTTTATGGCGTGGAAGCGAGTGATGGGAGTATGTCCAGGAGGGACCAGActatggtgagtggaatTCGGCCGGCATGCGCCAAATCATCCAGTGCCATTCGCGTTCAGGGCTTGTCGGAAACTGATTCAGCCAGGACCCTCCTGAACGAACGCTGATCTTGTATCTACAAATCTACAGACATtcaccgtcttcgtcttcctaGACCTGGTCTCTGCTTTACAGAACAGGGGACTCACCACGCTCATGTTCCGAAACAGGATGCTGTTCTTGACGATAAGCATATCGTTCATCTGTCAATTAGCCCTGATCT of Kwoniella newhampshirensis strain CBS 13917 chromosome 3, whole genome shotgun sequence contains these proteins:
- a CDS encoding calcium-transporting P-type ATPase, PMR1-type: MDSKRPQAPYKRRSPPPSRSLSPAPNGNGQVTPNGNASATSYAYARKGSVTGPRASAYGNIGLAAGAYDPTMGGLVDEPGQYVDSGPSTLSGNGSGSAGATNNGGYAYSTTLRRQASMDQGFPAFHSASSPRTRRDSSTHASPYRMTNHPLTLPNGYVEQETEGFVGRLVGLGKKVMGKKDYEELREEEEERRLSTERRQRETPSAIYAHKSVEDTLQSFSTNSTQGLSNPALAALLARYGPNEFELPPSDSLYLKFAKQVYENPLILLLMGSSVISALMGQYDDAVCVVVAVLIVLTVGFVQEQRSEKSLEALNKLVPHYCHLIRNGQPLSPLANALLPGDLVTFSVGDRIPADIRLITAVSLEIDESALTGETRPARKNTDMCERGEGEDTHGEGGGKALGERRCMAFMGTLVRSGHGSGIVVGTGKDTEFGVIFSMMQDVEEKRTPLQLDMDDLAKRLSIFSFGVIGVIFLIGVLQKRDWLEMFTIGVSLAVAAIPEGLPIVTTVTLALGVLRMSKRKAIVKKLPSVEALGSVSVICSDKTGTLTKNEMTVTHVYAVDDLSDLSPHLNAASHFGPRRPDYLPLSPSPAMMKTAIVGSVCNNAFRNEQGINVGQATEVALLNVLPILTADDQRKNFTRKSEIPFSSETKVMSVIGSLNGSSDMVYMKGAIEQVIARCRYFYVTDSSTPTLDSSTQKIILDRATDVSKRGLRVIAMAYGFPSKNGDEAGSDLVFVGFQAMMDPPRRGVAHAISALHGAGVQIVMITGDAEPTAVAIARQLGLKVNPSSTDANGHDITLGASSCMLGSQIDQLSERELVERVPGVTVYARTTPRHKMAIVKAWQMRGAVVAMTGDGVNDSPALKMADIGISMGKSGTDVAKEAADVILVDDDFSSILPAVEEGKSIFYNIQNFLSFQLSTAVAALSLITLSTIFKLANPLNAMQILFINILMDGPPAQALGVDPVDKEVMRRPPRKKGDHILSQRLLGRVGFSAAMIVLGTLWVYGVEASDGSMSRRDQTMTFTVFVFLDLVSALQNRGLTTLMFRNRMLFLTISISFICQLALIYVPLLQHVFQTEALSARDLLMLLGLAGTSMGLHEGRRWWERKGVEREIMEEGVGGMA